One window from the genome of Enterococcus haemoperoxidus ATCC BAA-382 encodes:
- the cobA gene encoding uroporphyrinogen-III C-methyltransferase translates to MGNVYFVGAGSGDPELLTLKGKRVLESADVIIYDRLVHPVLLYLAKDSARFIYSGKYPKNHVLKQKNINQLLLEEGRKNQIVVRLKGGDPGIFGRVGEEISILQSEGIGYEIIPGVTAASVASSYSGIPLTHRAYSSKVTLATAHRQAGEIIDFKDLTDNGTMCLYMGVEKVQSTQKKLLEQDVSPQLPVAIVEWGSLGRQRTVAATVQTLVKAIEEHQIQNPSLIILGDVVSCRNGADWFEQLPLFGHKILLIDTEKIDFEIIISYTQKGADVYAIQVGKNRDQRFDEVHQQYLRDHYFDEIIYLNEELTTMYKKQWDILNKKFV, encoded by the coding sequence ATGGGAAACGTTTATTTTGTCGGTGCTGGTTCGGGAGACCCTGAACTATTGACGCTTAAAGGAAAAAGAGTGCTGGAATCAGCGGATGTGATTATTTATGATCGCCTAGTTCATCCAGTGTTGTTATATTTAGCGAAGGATTCAGCACGTTTTATTTACAGTGGAAAGTACCCAAAAAATCATGTGTTGAAACAAAAAAACATTAATCAATTATTGTTAGAAGAAGGGCGTAAAAATCAGATTGTAGTCAGATTAAAAGGTGGAGATCCTGGTATTTTTGGTCGAGTAGGGGAAGAAATCTCCATACTTCAAAGCGAAGGAATCGGCTACGAGATTATTCCCGGGGTTACCGCTGCGTCCGTTGCTAGTAGCTATAGCGGTATTCCCTTAACTCATCGGGCGTACAGTAGTAAAGTGACGTTAGCAACTGCTCATCGTCAAGCTGGCGAAATAATTGATTTTAAAGATCTGACAGATAACGGTACGATGTGTTTATATATGGGCGTTGAAAAAGTGCAGAGTACGCAGAAGAAACTTTTAGAGCAAGATGTTTCGCCACAATTACCGGTGGCAATCGTGGAGTGGGGTAGTTTAGGTCGTCAGCGTACAGTCGCTGCAACGGTTCAAACACTGGTCAAAGCAATCGAAGAACATCAAATTCAAAACCCTTCTCTGATCATTTTAGGAGATGTTGTTTCTTGTCGAAACGGTGCAGATTGGTTTGAACAATTACCGTTATTTGGACACAAAATATTGTTGATCGATACAGAAAAAATCGATTTTGAAATAATCATTTCTTACACACAAAAAGGTGCGGATGTATACGCGATTCAAGTTGGTAAAAATCGTGATCAGCGTTTTGATGAAGTGCATCAGCAGTATTTAAGGGATCACTATTTTGATGAGATAATCTACTTGAATGAAGAATTAACAACAATGTATAAAAAGCAGTGGGATATTTTAAATAAAAAATTTGTTTAG
- a CDS encoding formate/nitrite transporter family protein: MSSLQPPEIVDVTIDKGVQKARASFLTLAVLGFLAGVFIAVAGIAMIRAMGTMPKEWGSLVNVIGAAVFPFGLICLLLAGGELVTGNMMVVSMALFARKITGKEWFRNIMIVTIFNLIGSLFVAYFFGYLSGALQGDFAERAIQVSLGRTKDTFLQGFLSGIACNFLVSTAVYLNFAAKDFIGKIVGIFLPIMGFVICGFQHVVANMFLIPMGILLGGNTWSAFGQNMVSVYLGNIIGGGFFVAGLYFLAYKVGTGQLSKK, translated from the coding sequence ATGAGTTCACTTCAACCACCAGAAATAGTCGATGTGACAATTGACAAAGGGGTTCAGAAAGCGCGCGCTAGCTTTTTGACGTTAGCGGTATTAGGATTTTTAGCAGGTGTTTTTATTGCTGTTGCAGGTATTGCGATGATTCGGGCGATGGGGACAATGCCTAAAGAGTGGGGATCACTTGTTAATGTGATCGGTGCAGCTGTTTTTCCATTTGGATTGATATGTTTATTGCTTGCCGGAGGAGAATTGGTCACAGGGAATATGATGGTTGTTTCGATGGCGTTGTTTGCTAGAAAAATTACTGGAAAAGAATGGTTTCGCAATATTATGATCGTGACGATCTTCAACTTGATTGGTTCTTTATTTGTTGCTTATTTCTTTGGATATTTGAGTGGGGCGTTGCAAGGAGATTTTGCTGAACGGGCGATTCAGGTGTCCCTTGGTCGAACCAAAGATACTTTTTTACAAGGGTTTCTTTCAGGTATTGCCTGTAATTTCTTGGTCAGTACAGCAGTTTATTTAAACTTTGCAGCGAAAGATTTTATTGGTAAGATCGTTGGGATTTTCTTGCCGATCATGGGCTTTGTGATTTGTGGGTTCCAACACGTAGTTGCTAATATGTTTTTGATTCCGATGGGGATTCTTTTAGGAGGCAATACGTGGTCAGCTTTTGGTCAAAATATGGTTAGTGTATATCTAGGCAATATTATTGGCGGCGGCTTTTTTGTAGCTGGGCTTTATTTCTTAGCGTATAAAGTTGGTACAGGGCAGTTGTCAAAAAAATAA
- the hemC gene encoding hydroxymethylbilane synthase, whose protein sequence is MKTVRVGTRNSPLAMKQTKIVLDLLKEVQGEFPVEIIPMTTKGDQMLSVSLSKIGGKGLFINEVEQALLKGTIDFAVHSLKDMPAKVADGLTLAAIPERTDPADCLIFREVSSLDALPIGARIGTSSLRREFHMKNLRADLQVESIRGNVGTRLKRMEEQGLDGIVLAVAGLKRLNWFDVPTHPYVVLTSEQCIPAVGQGALAVECRSQDQEMNDFLSPIDDLLTRKLVMEERAFLAMLNGNCDIPIGAYAVQEQNGYRFSGFLGDKKLQQSFTKTIVVQELSGVGAQIAAELLDEMNQGSL, encoded by the coding sequence ATGAAAACTGTTCGTGTCGGTACCAGAAATAGTCCTTTAGCGATGAAACAAACAAAGATCGTATTAGATTTATTAAAAGAAGTTCAGGGAGAGTTTCCAGTAGAGATTATCCCAATGACGACTAAAGGAGATCAAATGCTTTCAGTCAGTTTGTCCAAAATCGGAGGAAAGGGATTATTTATCAATGAAGTAGAGCAGGCTTTATTGAAAGGCACGATCGATTTTGCAGTCCATAGTTTAAAAGATATGCCAGCAAAAGTCGCAGATGGATTGACATTAGCCGCGATTCCAGAGAGAACGGATCCTGCTGATTGTTTGATTTTTAGAGAAGTGAGTTCACTAGACGCGTTGCCAATAGGTGCGAGAATCGGAACAAGTAGCTTGCGTCGTGAATTTCACATGAAGAATTTGCGAGCAGATCTTCAAGTCGAATCAATTCGCGGAAATGTCGGCACTCGTTTAAAACGGATGGAAGAACAGGGATTAGATGGTATCGTTCTAGCTGTTGCTGGTTTAAAACGATTGAATTGGTTTGATGTGCCTACTCATCCCTATGTCGTTTTGACAAGCGAGCAATGCATTCCGGCGGTAGGACAAGGTGCGTTAGCTGTAGAATGTCGTAGTCAAGATCAAGAAATGAATGACTTTTTAAGCCCGATTGATGATTTGTTAACAAGAAAATTAGTTATGGAAGAACGAGCTTTTTTAGCAATGCTGAATGGTAATTGTGATATTCCGATTGGTGCCTATGCTGTTCAAGAACAAAATGGTTATCGTTTTTCAGGTTTTTTAGGGGATAAAAAGCTACAGCAGTCATTTACTAAAACTATTGTTGTTCAAGAATTATCAGGTGTTGGAGCGCAAATAGCAGCAGAATTATTAGATGAAATGAATCAGGGATCATTATGA
- a CDS encoding MerR family transcriptional regulator, with protein sequence MYKMKDVTSEMTIPLSTIRYYERQGIVIGKRQENGYRIFDEADKILLEYLIVMKHVGFSIEEMKELLNFLKFPENDECSERSEQLLTKKEAEIKQKIKHEKMVLTLIKELKPKIIAKEYEQYEPEINKKISDIYQEIKQSKLGEK encoded by the coding sequence ATGTACAAAATGAAGGATGTAACCAGCGAAATGACTATTCCACTTTCGACGATCAGATATTATGAACGTCAAGGAATTGTTATAGGAAAACGGCAAGAAAATGGCTATCGAATTTTTGATGAAGCAGATAAAATTTTATTAGAGTACTTAATCGTTATGAAGCACGTAGGTTTTTCCATAGAAGAAATGAAAGAATTATTAAATTTTTTGAAGTTTCCAGAAAACGATGAATGCAGTGAACGCTCTGAACAGCTTTTGACTAAAAAAGAAGCTGAAATCAAACAAAAGATCAAACATGAAAAAATGGTTTTAACATTGATCAAAGAATTGAAACCTAAGATCATTGCAAAAGAATATGAACAGTATGAACCAGAAATCAACAAAAAAATCAGCGATATTTATCAAGAAATCAAGCAGTCGAAGTTAGGAGAGAAGTGA
- a CDS encoding precorrin-2 dehydrogenase/sirohydrochlorin ferrochelatase family protein: MYPVMLDLTGKKIVIIGGGRIALRKTIAILRAKGQVTLVAPTFLEEFNELENIKRIKATYMAEYIKEAHLIFACTDSKAINQEIVDDASESQWVNDCSQKENSDFYNMSTIESQDYLIALSSYGKQPKATKKLRQWLIRVLEKR; encoded by the coding sequence ATGTATCCAGTAATGCTTGATTTAACGGGGAAGAAAATCGTGATCATCGGCGGTGGCCGAATCGCATTACGAAAAACCATCGCGATTTTAAGGGCTAAAGGACAGGTGACGCTTGTTGCACCAACTTTTTTAGAGGAATTCAATGAATTAGAAAATATAAAGCGGATTAAAGCAACCTATATGGCTGAGTATATCAAAGAAGCCCATCTAATTTTTGCTTGCACTGATTCCAAAGCCATCAATCAGGAAATCGTCGACGATGCATCTGAATCTCAATGGGTCAATGACTGTAGTCAGAAAGAGAACAGTGATTTTTATAATATGAGTACGATCGAATCTCAAGATTATTTGATTGCGTTATCTTCTTATGGAAAACAGCCAAAAGCCACAAAAAAATTAAGACAATGGTTGATCAGAGTTCTTGAAAAAAGATGA
- the nirD gene encoding nitrite reductase small subunit NirD, with the protein MEKIFVGQLDELAPRMGKEVIVWGQKIAVFRLSDDRVKAIENICPHKQGPLAEGTVSGEYVFCPLHDYKINLNDGQVQEPDEGCVRAYETIVENDLVYVMV; encoded by the coding sequence ATGGAGAAAATTTTTGTTGGGCAATTAGATGAGTTAGCACCTAGAATGGGCAAAGAAGTGATCGTTTGGGGACAGAAAATCGCTGTTTTTCGTTTAAGCGATGATCGTGTCAAAGCGATTGAAAATATTTGTCCACATAAACAAGGTCCATTAGCTGAAGGAACAGTTTCTGGTGAGTATGTTTTTTGTCCTCTTCATGACTATAAAATCAATTTAAATGATGGGCAAGTTCAAGAACCAGATGAAGGTTGTGTCCGTGCATATGAAACGATTGTCGAAAATGACCTCGTTTATGTCATGGTGTAG
- a CDS encoding NAD(P)H-dependent oxidoreductase codes for MKTTIIYAHPWEGSFNHAILSNLITRLKNEQKEYQLIDLNKDQFNPVFSEKDLALFSKGDTTDPLVKQYQKMLGETSELYIIAPTWWYEFPAIIKGFFDKVMLKNSAYDDSGLSLKGLFTNIKETTILNTGTAPKWYLTVVKGNYVKSVFIKGTLKDVGIKNVKWKYIDVKTASKNKREQFLANV; via the coding sequence ATGAAAACAACCATTATTTATGCTCATCCATGGGAAGGTAGTTTTAATCATGCCATTTTGAGCAATTTAATAACACGTTTAAAAAACGAGCAAAAAGAATATCAATTAATTGATTTAAATAAAGACCAGTTTAATCCTGTTTTTTCGGAAAAAGATCTCGCCTTATTTTCCAAAGGGGACACAACAGATCCTCTTGTTAAACAGTATCAAAAAATGCTGGGAGAAACGAGCGAGCTATACATTATTGCTCCGACATGGTGGTATGAATTTCCTGCAATCATCAAAGGTTTTTTCGACAAAGTGATGTTGAAAAATAGTGCGTATGATGACTCAGGACTAAGTTTAAAAGGGTTGTTTACTAATATAAAAGAAACGACGATACTCAATACAGGAACAGCGCCCAAGTGGTATCTAACAGTTGTAAAAGGAAATTATGTTAAGTCTGTTTTTATTAAAGGAACACTGAAAGATGTTGGGATTAAAAATGTGAAATGGAAATACATTGATGTAAAGACTGCATCAAAAAACAAAAGAGAACAATTTCTAGCCAATGTTTAA
- a CDS encoding CopY/TcrY family copper transport repressor, producing the protein MSDNKKVLNITDAEWEVMRVAWATKETTSKEVTDILNEKTEWKSTTVKTLLSRLVDKGMLGTTRNGNKFTYFPLVEERKSIEALSKEMLTKVCSKKVGSVLESIIHDSILSFEDIDELEILLKEKRKSAVKEVPCNCVPGQCQCHLVS; encoded by the coding sequence ATGTCAGATAATAAAAAAGTATTAAATATCACTGATGCAGAATGGGAAGTCATGCGTGTTGCCTGGGCCACTAAAGAAACAACTAGTAAAGAAGTGACGGATATTCTTAATGAAAAAACTGAATGGAAGAGCACCACTGTGAAAACGTTACTGAGTCGTTTAGTTGATAAGGGTATGTTAGGAACAACGCGTAATGGTAACAAGTTTACCTATTTTCCTTTAGTAGAAGAACGAAAAAGTATTGAGGCACTTTCTAAGGAGATGTTGACCAAAGTGTGCAGCAAAAAAGTTGGCAGTGTTCTTGAATCAATAATTCATGATAGTATATTGAGCTTTGAGGATATCGATGAGTTAGAAATACTATTGAAAGAAAAACGAAAGTCAGCTGTAAAAGAAGTCCCCTGCAACTGTGTACCTGGACAATGTCAGTGTCACTTAGTTAGTTAA
- the nirB gene encoding nitrite reductase large subunit NirB, which yields MKEKLVLIGNGMAGVRTIEEILDRDPERYQITIIGEEKYPNYNRIMLSNVLQKKMSVSEIITNPIEWYEENQIKLINHDPAVKMDTDNKKIITQSGKEIFYDKCILATGSRAFILPIEGAQLPGVVGFRTIDDTENMLEASQKYQKAVVIGGGLLGLEAAKGLLDQGMDVTVIHLEKWLMETQLDEKAGKMLQADLEKQGLKFLMEKATQKILGETRVTGLAFSDGTTIETDMVVMSIGIRSETTLARTTTIEVNRGIVVDDFMKTTVPDVFAVGECAEHNGNVYGLVAPLFEQGKVLADVLTGKEAKPYQGSTTFTSLKVSGCDLYSAGNIRETEGINSIEAFDGINYTYKKIFVRENQVVGVVLYGDTSEGNRYYNILKKNESIEEYTPVSLLHMVGEEASADVSEWPDDEVICGCNGIDKGTIMTAINEKDLTSVADVTKHTKAGGSCGKCKSVIGDVLAYALGGEVVSAPTGICGCTDLSRDQIVTQIYAKKLTSSDEVYRELNFTNPEGCPKCRPAVNFYLNVAWPKEHADEKESRYVNERLYANIQNDGTFSVIPRMRGGKTNPQQLLLIAKVAEKYDVPMVKVTGSQRIGLYGVKKEDLPKIWEELDMKSAGAYAKAVRSVKTCVGANFCRFGTQDSMGLGIKLEQRYEFIDTPHKFKMGVSACPRSCVESGVKDFGIIGVDNGFQIYVGGNGGTEIKEAVLLTTVETEQEVIDICGAMLQYYRETGIYAERTAPWIERMGFDVVKEVLLDPEKRQELLSALDEAVIGRRGNPWDEVVEDNNTRQELYTVGRV from the coding sequence ATGAAAGAAAAGCTTGTCTTAATTGGAAATGGAATGGCTGGCGTTCGTACGATTGAAGAAATCTTAGATCGTGATCCCGAACGTTATCAAATCACGATCATCGGAGAAGAAAAATACCCAAATTACAACCGGATCATGCTCAGTAATGTTTTACAAAAGAAGATGTCTGTTTCAGAAATCATTACGAATCCAATCGAATGGTATGAAGAAAATCAAATTAAACTAATCAATCATGATCCAGCAGTCAAAATGGATACAGACAATAAAAAAATCATTACACAATCTGGTAAAGAAATTTTCTATGATAAATGCATTCTTGCCACAGGATCTAGAGCGTTTATCTTACCAATTGAAGGCGCTCAACTACCTGGTGTTGTCGGTTTTAGAACAATCGATGACACAGAAAATATGCTTGAAGCCTCTCAAAAATACCAAAAAGCAGTGGTAATTGGTGGCGGATTGCTTGGGCTAGAAGCCGCCAAAGGATTGTTAGATCAAGGAATGGATGTAACAGTTATTCATTTAGAAAAATGGCTGATGGAAACTCAATTAGATGAAAAAGCAGGTAAAATGCTGCAAGCCGATTTAGAAAAACAAGGATTAAAATTTCTAATGGAAAAAGCGACACAAAAAATCCTCGGCGAGACTCGTGTTACTGGTTTAGCTTTTAGTGACGGAACTACAATTGAAACGGATATGGTCGTAATGTCGATCGGGATTCGCTCAGAAACAACACTAGCAAGAACAACAACGATCGAAGTGAACCGTGGAATCGTTGTGGATGACTTTATGAAAACCACTGTTCCAGACGTTTTTGCAGTAGGGGAATGTGCGGAGCATAATGGCAATGTGTATGGGTTAGTTGCGCCCTTATTTGAACAAGGAAAAGTCTTAGCGGATGTGTTGACAGGTAAAGAGGCGAAACCTTATCAAGGTAGTACCACTTTTACTTCGTTAAAAGTATCTGGCTGTGATTTGTATTCAGCTGGGAATATCAGAGAAACAGAAGGGATCAACAGTATTGAAGCTTTTGATGGCATCAATTATACGTATAAAAAGATTTTTGTGAGAGAAAATCAAGTGGTCGGTGTTGTTCTTTATGGCGATACAAGTGAAGGAAATCGGTATTATAATATTTTGAAGAAAAATGAAAGTATTGAAGAATATACGCCTGTCTCTTTACTGCATATGGTTGGTGAAGAAGCGAGTGCGGACGTTAGTGAATGGCCGGATGATGAAGTGATCTGTGGCTGTAACGGTATCGATAAAGGAACCATCATGACGGCAATCAATGAAAAAGACTTGACCTCAGTGGCAGATGTCACGAAACATACTAAAGCAGGCGGTTCTTGCGGAAAATGTAAATCAGTGATCGGAGATGTTTTAGCTTATGCATTAGGTGGAGAAGTAGTGTCTGCACCAACAGGAATTTGTGGTTGTACGGATTTATCCAGAGATCAAATCGTCACACAAATCTATGCGAAAAAATTGACCTCATCAGATGAAGTTTACCGAGAATTGAATTTTACCAATCCAGAAGGGTGTCCTAAGTGTCGACCAGCTGTCAATTTCTATTTAAACGTGGCTTGGCCTAAAGAACATGCGGATGAAAAAGAATCACGTTATGTCAATGAACGTTTATATGCGAATATCCAAAATGACGGTACATTTTCAGTGATTCCAAGAATGCGTGGTGGGAAAACAAATCCACAACAATTGTTACTAATTGCCAAAGTTGCTGAAAAATACGATGTACCGATGGTTAAAGTTACAGGTAGTCAAAGAATTGGGCTATACGGAGTAAAAAAAGAAGACTTGCCAAAAATCTGGGAAGAATTAGACATGAAATCAGCAGGTGCATACGCAAAAGCTGTTCGCTCTGTTAAAACGTGTGTCGGTGCGAACTTCTGTCGTTTTGGTACCCAAGACTCAATGGGGCTTGGGATTAAGTTGGAACAGCGTTATGAATTTATCGATACACCGCACAAATTTAAAATGGGTGTTTCTGCTTGCCCGAGAAGCTGTGTAGAAAGTGGTGTGAAAGATTTTGGTATCATCGGAGTGGATAATGGATTTCAAATTTATGTTGGCGGTAATGGCGGAACGGAAATCAAAGAAGCTGTACTGTTAACAACGGTTGAAACAGAACAAGAAGTGATCGATATTTGTGGGGCAATGCTGCAATATTACCGCGAAACAGGTATTTATGCTGAACGAACTGCACCATGGATCGAACGTATGGGATTTGATGTTGTGAAGGAAGTCTTATTAGATCCCGAAAAACGTCAAGAGCTGTTGTCTGCTTTAGATGAGGCTGTCATAGGACGTCGTGGAAATCCTTGGGACGAAGTTGTAGAGGATAACAATACACGCCAAGAATTATACACAGTAGGGAGAGTATAA
- a CDS encoding heavy-metal-associated domain-containing protein — translation MEKTVTINGMKCDGCVNIVKENFEKISGVQSASVDLEKKSASVTSDREISNDELQNSLSETKFTVA, via the coding sequence ATGGAAAAAACAGTAACGATCAACGGAATGAAATGTGATGGTTGTGTGAATATCGTTAAAGAAAATTTCGAAAAAATTTCAGGTGTTCAATCTGCAAGTGTTGATTTAGAGAAAAAATCAGCTTCAGTAACAAGTGATAGAGAAATCTCAAATGATGAATTACAAAATTCATTGTCAGAAACAAAATTTACTGTTGCATAA
- a CDS encoding uroporphyrinogen-III synthase, producing MKKILLTRLPEDNCEDCLYFQKRGFETVEIPLLTLKKRAVEHSFESLVKQSEWVFLTSQHAAAFFFQQLRKKEFETKKFAVIGEKTAQILLTNNVVVTFQAPYPTKKHLFEAFAACYLEPTTILYPKSNLADNAGEAGLVAEGHQLFSPILYDNYFPKKNQQLLKEALLTQKITAVYLASPSLWHRFLAVYRKTDLKEMPKLYCLGQTTRQAIIKDGFTATLRNEA from the coding sequence ATGAAAAAAATTCTTCTAACACGTCTGCCAGAAGATAATTGCGAGGATTGTTTATATTTTCAAAAAAGAGGATTTGAGACGGTCGAAATCCCTTTGCTTACCTTAAAAAAAAGAGCAGTAGAACATTCATTTGAATCATTGGTAAAGCAGAGTGAATGGGTCTTTTTAACAAGTCAACATGCTGCGGCATTCTTTTTTCAGCAACTAAGAAAAAAAGAGTTTGAAACGAAAAAATTCGCTGTTATTGGTGAGAAGACTGCTCAAATTCTTTTAACAAATAATGTAGTTGTAACGTTTCAAGCGCCTTATCCAACAAAAAAACACTTATTTGAAGCTTTTGCAGCCTGTTATTTAGAACCGACAACGATTCTTTATCCAAAAAGTAATTTAGCAGATAACGCTGGTGAAGCTGGATTAGTAGCAGAGGGACATCAATTGTTTTCACCAATCCTTTACGACAATTATTTTCCAAAAAAAAATCAACAATTACTAAAGGAAGCATTATTGACCCAAAAAATAACGGCAGTTTACCTAGCAAGTCCGTCTTTATGGCATCGATTTTTAGCTGTTTATAGAAAAACTGATTTAAAAGAAATGCCTAAATTATATTGTCTAGGGCAAACCACAAGACAGGCGATTATAAAAGATGGTTTCACCGCAACGTTAAGAAATGAAGCATAG
- a CDS encoding dihydrofolate reductase family protein, with amino-acid sequence MSREVILYIAASVDGYIAETDGSIDFLGGGIELVEEDTSYQELMGKIDTVVMGRTTYDQVVNELSPDQYPYEEQMSYIITSHPDENTEKLIFTSKGPAELIQELKEQEGEAIWVVGGASIIAPLTEAKLIDTYILTTIPTILGKGIRLFNEFNGPVNLKVEQVYVKNDMVYTTYSNRNQ; translated from the coding sequence ATGAGCAGAGAAGTAATTTTATACATTGCGGCAAGTGTTGATGGGTATATTGCGGAAACAGATGGCAGCATTGACTTTTTAGGCGGCGGAATTGAATTAGTGGAAGAAGATACTAGCTATCAAGAATTGATGGGGAAAATCGATACAGTAGTGATGGGGCGAACAACCTATGATCAAGTAGTCAATGAATTATCCCCAGATCAATATCCTTATGAAGAGCAAATGTCGTATATCATTACGAGTCATCCAGATGAAAATACTGAAAAATTGATTTTTACAAGTAAAGGACCTGCAGAATTGATTCAAGAATTAAAAGAACAAGAGGGAGAAGCAATTTGGGTTGTGGGTGGCGCAAGTATTATTGCTCCATTAACGGAAGCAAAGCTGATCGATACGTATATCCTTACAACGATACCGACGATTTTAGGGAAAGGGATTCGTTTGTTTAATGAATTCAATGGACCAGTGAATTTAAAAGTTGAACAAGTCTACGTGAAAAATGACATGGTCTATACAACCTATTCCAATCGAAACCAGTAG
- a CDS encoding GNAT family N-acetyltransferase, with translation MTVFSLRKYQKSDLENILAIFNGTVQAINKKDYTQQQIDQWVQLKPDYEKWHARLSSSYSMVALNRMEVIGFGNITDTGELDLLYVDKKWIGYGIGKMLATDLMDHALKAGAKELTVYSSITAKPFFESLGFELVEQKVKYRNGVMLMNYLMVYRQDKN, from the coding sequence ATGACTGTATTCAGTTTGAGAAAATATCAAAAATCTGATTTAGAAAACATACTTGCTATATTTAACGGAACTGTTCAAGCAATCAATAAAAAAGACTATACACAACAACAAATCGATCAATGGGTTCAACTAAAACCTGATTATGAAAAATGGCATGCTAGACTTTCGTCAAGCTATAGTATGGTCGCTTTGAATCGAATGGAAGTTATTGGGTTTGGCAATATTACGGATACTGGTGAACTTGATTTATTGTATGTAGATAAAAAATGGATCGGTTATGGCATAGGAAAAATGCTGGCTACAGATTTAATGGATCATGCATTAAAAGCTGGAGCAAAAGAACTTACTGTATACTCTTCCATCACAGCTAAACCATTTTTTGAATCTCTTGGATTTGAATTAGTGGAACAAAAGGTTAAATACCGCAACGGTGTTATGCTTATGAATTATTTGATGGTTTATCGTCAAGATAAAAATTAA